In the genome of Hyphomonas sp. Mor2, one region contains:
- a CDS encoding EF-hand domain-containing protein produces MTALLKKYPISTSALCAMSLLGLSAVSTTAAADPAQAFSAIDTNGDSYISLEEYITASEPIAALAMNIDGSDARVISEAEARRLLARDYLAYDENSDGKVDEREFMPRFDITTRISFYAVDLDSDGRVTLAEMTSFSSGAADETARLESSFRMLDSNGNGAITLQEYQIVRL; encoded by the coding sequence ATGACGGCTCTTCTCAAAAAATACCCCATCTCGACCAGCGCACTTTGTGCCATGTCACTGCTCGGCCTCTCCGCCGTCTCGACGACGGCGGCCGCAGATCCGGCCCAGGCTTTCTCCGCCATCGACACAAATGGTGACAGTTATATCAGCCTGGAGGAGTATATCACGGCGTCGGAGCCGATTGCGGCGCTCGCCATGAACATAGATGGCAGCGATGCGCGCGTGATTTCCGAAGCGGAGGCGCGTCGTCTGCTGGCGCGCGACTATCTCGCTTATGATGAAAATAGCGACGGAAAAGTTGATGAGCGAGAATTCATGCCGCGTTTCGACATCACCACGCGCATTTCATTCTATGCTGTAGATCTCGATTCCGATGGTCGCGTAACCTTGGCAGAGATGACTTCCTTCTCAAGCGGCGCGGCCGATGAGACCGCCCGCCTGGAAAGCTCGTTCAGGATGCTAGACTCTAATGGTAACGGAGCGATCACGCTCCAGGAATATCAAATCGTTCGGCTCTAG
- the ssb gene encoding single-stranded DNA-binding protein has product MAGSVNKVILVGNVGQDPEVRQFQNGGQVCSFSLATSENWKDKNTGERREKTEWHRISVFNEGLIRVVQSYVKKGSKLYIEGQLETRKWQDQNGQDRYSTEVVLRGFGATLTMLDSRNGGGGGYAQDSVAYGNQGQGGARQMDGPAQSFNQDFDDEIPF; this is encoded by the coding sequence ATGGCAGGATCAGTAAACAAGGTCATTCTCGTCGGCAATGTCGGCCAGGACCCGGAAGTGAGACAATTTCAGAACGGCGGACAAGTTTGTTCCTTCTCACTCGCCACATCAGAAAACTGGAAAGACAAGAATACGGGTGAACGCCGCGAAAAAACCGAGTGGCACCGTATCTCGGTCTTCAATGAGGGGCTTATTCGCGTGGTCCAGAGCTACGTGAAGAAGGGCTCCAAACTGTATATTGAAGGCCAGCTCGAAACGCGCAAGTGGCAGGATCAGAACGGCCAGGACCGCTACTCGACGGAAGTCGTGCTGCGCGGCTTTGGCGCGACGCTGACCATGCTGGATAGTCGCAATGGCGGCGGCGGGGGGTACGCCCAGGACTCGGTGGCCTATGGCAATCAGGGACAGGGCGGCGCGCGTCAGATGGACGGACCAGCTCAGAGCTTCAATCAGGATTTCGACGACGAGATCCCGTTCTAG
- the uvrA gene encoding excinuclease ABC subunit UvrA, with translation MSSLESPFIRVRGAKEHNLKSVDVDIPRNQLVVVTGLSGSGKSSLAFDTIYAEGQRRYVESLSAYARQFLELMQKPDVESIEGLSPAISIEQKTTSRNPRSTVGTVTEIYDYMRLLWARVGIPYSPATGLPIESQTISQMVDRTMALPEGTRLYLLAPMIRGRKGEYRKEFAELLKNGFQRVKVDGEFYDLETPPTLDKKYKHDIDVVVDRIVVREGMEQRLAESFETALPLADGIAIAEYADLEEGETKPTRITYSANFACPESGFTIPEIEPRLFSFNNPFGACPTCDGLGQQLKIDPGLVVPDKDLDLMSGAIAPWAKQASPYQTQTLQALADHYEFDLKTPWNKLSDKVHDVILNGTGEEEIEFVYDDGLRRYEVTKTFEGVIPNLDRRFRETESQWARDEIAKFQSAAACPTCLGKRLRPEALAVRIAGLDISDASSFSIKEAGEWFAKVNDSLTPQSQEIAGRILKEINDRLIFLNAVGLDYLSMSRSSGTLSGGESQRIRLASQIGSGLTGVLYVLDEPSIGLHQRDNERLLETLKRLRDLGNSVIVVEHDEDAILTADHVIDMGPRAGVHGGQVVSQGTAAEVISDENSLTGAYLSGREEIAIPKARRANAKKRDLTITGATGNNLQNVDVTIPLGTFTAVTGVSGGGKSTLIIETLYKALARKLNKASKAPAPYESIEGLHHLDKVIDIDQSPIGRTPRSNPATYTGAFGPIRDWFAGLPESKQRGYKPGRFSFNVKGGRCEACQGDGVIKIEMHFLPDVYVTCETCGGKRYNRETLEVLYKGKSIADVLDMTVEEAEKFFSAVPAIRSKMETLNRVGLSYIKVGQQATTLSGGEAQRVKLAKELSKRATGKTLYILDEPTTGLHFEDVRKLLDVLHELVDTGNTVLVIEHNLDVIKTADHIIDLGPEGGDGGGQIVAVGTPEDVAKVKKSWTGKFLAEALKRQKARSGGATSGAKASVKKPTTKKPAAKKKAPVRRKKANA, from the coding sequence ATGTCCTCCCTAGAATCTCCGTTTATTCGCGTCCGCGGCGCCAAAGAACACAATCTGAAGAGCGTCGACGTTGATATTCCGCGCAACCAATTGGTGGTCGTGACCGGCCTGTCCGGTTCGGGAAAGTCGTCTCTCGCCTTTGACACGATCTATGCGGAAGGCCAGCGCCGTTATGTCGAGAGCTTAAGCGCCTATGCCCGACAGTTTCTCGAATTAATGCAGAAGCCGGATGTTGAAAGCATTGAGGGGCTGTCCCCCGCCATTTCGATTGAACAGAAGACCACCAGCCGCAATCCGAGATCAACCGTCGGCACGGTTACCGAGATCTATGACTATATGCGCCTGCTCTGGGCCCGCGTCGGCATTCCCTACTCCCCAGCCACAGGCCTGCCGATCGAGAGCCAGACGATCAGCCAAATGGTCGACCGCACGATGGCGCTCCCGGAGGGAACGCGCCTTTATCTGCTCGCGCCGATGATCCGTGGTCGCAAGGGCGAGTATCGCAAGGAATTCGCTGAGCTTTTGAAAAATGGCTTCCAGCGCGTAAAAGTGGATGGCGAGTTCTACGATCTCGAAACACCGCCGACGCTGGACAAGAAGTACAAGCACGACATTGATGTGGTGGTAGACCGGATTGTTGTCCGTGAAGGCATGGAGCAGCGTCTGGCTGAGAGTTTCGAGACCGCGCTGCCCCTCGCTGACGGAATCGCGATTGCTGAATATGCCGATCTCGAAGAAGGTGAAACCAAACCCACGCGAATCACTTACAGCGCCAATTTCGCTTGCCCCGAGTCGGGATTCACCATCCCTGAGATTGAGCCACGACTGTTCTCGTTCAACAATCCGTTCGGCGCCTGTCCGACTTGCGATGGTCTTGGCCAGCAATTGAAGATCGATCCAGGCCTGGTCGTTCCCGACAAGGACCTCGATCTGATGAGCGGCGCCATCGCGCCGTGGGCGAAGCAGGCCTCACCGTATCAGACGCAAACCTTGCAGGCCCTGGCCGATCACTACGAATTCGACCTCAAAACGCCGTGGAACAAGCTGTCGGATAAAGTCCATGATGTGATCCTCAACGGTACGGGCGAGGAAGAGATCGAGTTCGTCTATGATGATGGATTGCGTCGCTATGAGGTGACCAAGACGTTCGAAGGCGTCATCCCCAATCTCGATCGGCGATTCAGAGAGACAGAGAGCCAGTGGGCGCGCGACGAGATCGCCAAGTTCCAGTCCGCGGCCGCCTGTCCGACCTGTCTAGGAAAACGTCTGCGTCCGGAAGCCCTTGCGGTACGGATTGCGGGGCTGGATATCTCAGACGCGTCGAGTTTTTCGATCAAGGAAGCCGGCGAATGGTTCGCTAAGGTCAACGACTCGCTCACGCCGCAATCGCAGGAAATTGCGGGCCGGATCCTGAAAGAAATCAATGACCGGCTAATCTTCCTCAATGCAGTCGGGCTCGATTATCTCTCCATGTCGCGCTCATCCGGGACCCTGTCAGGCGGCGAAAGCCAGCGCATTCGTCTTGCGAGTCAGATCGGATCTGGTTTGACGGGCGTGCTCTATGTCCTCGACGAACCGAGTATCGGCCTGCACCAACGAGACAATGAACGCCTGTTGGAGACGCTCAAGCGCCTGCGAGATCTGGGCAATTCCGTCATCGTGGTGGAGCATGATGAAGACGCAATCCTGACCGCGGACCACGTGATCGATATGGGACCGCGCGCGGGCGTACATGGCGGCCAGGTGGTCAGCCAGGGCACGGCGGCGGAAGTGATCTCGGACGAGAACTCATTGACCGGGGCATATCTCTCCGGCCGCGAAGAAATCGCCATCCCCAAGGCGCGCCGGGCAAATGCAAAGAAACGCGACCTCACCATCACGGGGGCGACCGGCAACAATCTTCAAAATGTCGACGTCACCATCCCGCTCGGTACGTTCACTGCGGTCACTGGTGTCTCTGGTGGGGGCAAGTCGACCCTGATCATCGAAACGCTCTACAAAGCCCTGGCGCGCAAACTGAACAAAGCCAGCAAGGCTCCGGCGCCCTATGAGAGCATTGAAGGCCTGCATCACCTCGACAAGGTTATCGACATTGATCAGAGCCCGATTGGGCGAACCCCAAGATCCAATCCAGCGACATATACAGGTGCTTTCGGTCCGATCCGGGATTGGTTTGCAGGTCTGCCGGAGTCGAAACAGCGCGGATACAAACCGGGCCGGTTTTCTTTCAACGTCAAAGGCGGTCGTTGCGAGGCTTGTCAGGGCGATGGTGTGATCAAGATCGAGATGCACTTCCTGCCTGATGTCTACGTCACCTGCGAGACGTGTGGCGGCAAGCGCTACAATCGCGAAACGCTGGAAGTGCTCTATAAGGGCAAGTCGATTGCCGATGTGCTCGATATGACCGTGGAAGAAGCGGAGAAGTTCTTCTCAGCCGTCCCGGCCATTCGGTCCAAGATGGAAACCCTGAACCGGGTCGGGCTCTCCTATATCAAGGTCGGCCAACAAGCGACGACACTGTCAGGCGGTGAGGCGCAACGCGTGAAGCTCGCCAAGGAGCTTTCCAAGCGCGCGACGGGCAAGACGCTCTATATTCTCGATGAGCCAACCACCGGCCTGCATTTCGAGGATGTCCGCAAACTCCTCGATGTGCTGCATGAGCTGGTCGATACCGGTAACACGGTTCTGGTCATCGAACACAATCTGGATGTCATCAAGACCGCTGATCACATCATCGATCTCGGCCCGGAAGGCGGCGATGGTGGCGGTCAGATCGTGGCCGTCGGCACTCCGGAAGACGTCGCAAAAGTCAAGAAAAGCTGGACCGGGAAATTCCTTGCGGAGGCTCTGAAACGGCAAAAAGCGCGGAGTGGCGGGGCGACGTCCGGCGCGAAAGCGTCGGTAAAGAAACCGACGACAAAGAAACCTGCTGCAAAAAAGAAAGCACCAGTGAGGCGTAAAAAGGCGAACGCCTGA
- a CDS encoding lytic transglycosylase domain-containing protein: MRNRFFSLILLSFGAGLGASLTSAAQTPETPSLKPQLVAASDVISTRDAGLLRQGLQAVDRADWFEVRQAESQIRDTTARDILTWYRARRDWRMSFDEMDRALTRLGGWPEIAEIRSRAEEVMELSTLDSRARVAWFENHGGARSGAGHIIYARALEALGRDDEAMVEVRKAWHGRTLTKEMSQKTYGRYKNKLTQDDHRKRVDFLLWTRQTTAAGRMKSLLTPDWRALMDARSKLIRRARGVDAALDAVSTELQSHPGLLFDRAEWRRRARMRDRVTPLLRQIDGADVPAAGRSRLWKARHPQVRVALKDADWQLAYELTAPHGMSSGRDFAEAEWTAGWIALRHLGNPQRALQHFEALEGGVSTPISLSRANYWKGRTFEAMNQSEDAQTAYAEAAQYRFSYYGQLAAEKAMQGTIDLTISYSVTDEDRGNFQSRALVRAMRLFAENGWDAAFRKFAYHLDDQLTQPQDFELLAELGREYHYADIGVRGAKAGLAKGVVAPDAAYPVVEYPLLREPQVERSLMLALSRQESEMNPAAISHANARGLMQFIPRTARLEARRQGLPFRTSWLTDDPGYNMTLGGAHLDTLLRQFNGSYIMTAAAYNAGASRPQRWIGEYGDPRAGEVDPVDWVEFIPFSETRNYVQRVLENTQVYRNRLSGEPEAIRLSDDLQRGRFGNN, from the coding sequence ATGCGAAACCGTTTTTTCAGTCTGATTTTACTCTCATTCGGAGCCGGATTGGGCGCCAGCCTGACAAGCGCTGCGCAGACCCCGGAAACGCCGAGTCTGAAGCCGCAGCTCGTCGCCGCGTCCGATGTGATTTCCACGCGTGATGCAGGGCTTCTTCGCCAGGGCTTGCAGGCGGTGGACCGGGCCGACTGGTTCGAAGTCCGTCAGGCCGAATCGCAGATCCGCGATACGACCGCGCGCGATATTCTGACCTGGTACCGCGCCCGCCGCGACTGGCGCATGTCCTTTGATGAAATGGACCGGGCACTGACCCGTCTCGGCGGTTGGCCGGAAATCGCTGAAATTCGTTCGCGCGCCGAAGAAGTGATGGAGCTCTCCACGCTTGATTCCCGCGCCAGAGTGGCCTGGTTTGAGAATCATGGCGGGGCTCGCAGCGGGGCGGGGCACATTATCTATGCGCGAGCGCTTGAGGCGCTTGGCCGTGATGATGAAGCCATGGTCGAAGTCCGCAAAGCCTGGCACGGGCGCACCCTGACCAAGGAAATGAGTCAGAAGACTTATGGACGCTACAAGAACAAGCTGACCCAGGATGATCATCGCAAACGGGTCGACTTCCTGCTCTGGACCCGTCAGACGACGGCTGCGGGGCGGATGAAATCCCTGCTCACGCCAGACTGGCGCGCGCTTATGGATGCGAGATCGAAACTGATCCGCAGGGCGCGCGGAGTTGATGCAGCCCTCGATGCGGTCTCAACTGAGCTACAGTCCCATCCAGGTCTGTTGTTCGATCGAGCCGAATGGAGACGCCGTGCGAGAATGCGGGATCGCGTCACGCCGCTCCTGCGCCAAATTGATGGGGCCGATGTACCCGCAGCCGGTCGCAGTCGATTGTGGAAAGCCCGCCACCCGCAAGTTCGCGTGGCTCTGAAGGATGCTGACTGGCAACTTGCCTATGAATTGACAGCGCCGCACGGGATGAGCAGTGGCCGCGATTTCGCTGAAGCAGAATGGACAGCAGGATGGATCGCTTTGCGGCATCTCGGCAATCCTCAGCGAGCTTTGCAACACTTTGAGGCGCTTGAAGGCGGCGTTTCTACGCCGATCAGCTTGTCACGCGCCAATTACTGGAAAGGCCGCACTTTTGAGGCGATGAATCAGAGCGAAGACGCGCAAACTGCTTATGCCGAAGCCGCGCAGTATCGCTTTTCCTACTATGGCCAGCTTGCTGCTGAAAAGGCGATGCAAGGCACAATCGATCTGACCATCTCCTATTCGGTGACGGATGAGGATCGCGGAAACTTCCAGAGCCGGGCCCTGGTCCGCGCCATGCGGCTGTTCGCCGAGAATGGATGGGACGCGGCCTTCCGCAAGTTTGCTTATCATCTTGATGATCAGCTCACCCAGCCTCAAGATTTTGAGCTGCTGGCGGAACTCGGGCGTGAATATCATTATGCCGATATCGGCGTCCGCGGCGCCAAAGCTGGCCTTGCCAAAGGTGTCGTCGCGCCGGATGCGGCCTATCCGGTCGTTGAATATCCGCTGCTGCGCGAGCCGCAGGTTGAGCGTTCCTTGATGCTGGCACTGTCCCGTCAGGAAAGCGAGATGAACCCGGCCGCTATCAGTCACGCGAATGCGCGCGGCCTGATGCAGTTCATTCCGCGCACAGCCCGCCTTGAAGCACGGCGCCAGGGACTGCCTTTCCGGACCAGCTGGCTGACTGATGACCCGGGCTACAATATGACGCTGGGCGGTGCGCATCTCGACACGCTCCTGCGTCAATTCAATGGCAGCTATATCATGACTGCGGCAGCCTATAATGCCGGGGCATCGCGTCCGCAGCGCTGGATCGGTGAGTATGGCGACCCGCGCGCGGGTGAGGTCGATCCGGTCGACTGGGTCGAGTTCATTCCGTTCAGCGAGACTCGCAACTATGTGCAGCGCGTGTTGGAGAATACGCAGGTTTATCGCAACCGCCTTAGCGGCGAGCCGGAAGCCATCCGTCTCTCGGATGACCTCCAGCGCGGTCGGTTCGGGAACAACTAG
- the dapA gene encoding 4-hydroxy-tetrahydrodipicolinate synthase, with amino-acid sequence MFHGSIPALITPFKNGAIDRDAFANLIEQQIAGGSAALVPCGTTGESATLSHDEHKQVVELCIESARGRVPVIAGAGSNSTREAIELTEHAKSVGADAALVICPYYNKPDQAGLEAHFRAVNDAVSMPIVMYNVPGRTASDLLPETVARLAKLPNIIGIKDASNDLGRVSLQAALTRGEQFTQLSGEDPSSLGHRGMGGAGCISVTANVAPDLCAQMHAAFDAGDLETAQALDQRLIHIHRAMFFAPSPGPAKHVLAKMGMCSDEVRLPIVMPDVETRARIDDAMARAGVS; translated from the coding sequence ATGTTTCATGGTTCTATCCCTGCGTTGATTACCCCATTCAAGAACGGGGCCATTGATCGCGATGCGTTCGCCAACCTGATCGAACAGCAGATTGCGGGCGGGTCTGCGGCGCTGGTGCCGTGCGGTACCACGGGCGAGTCAGCCACGCTTTCGCATGATGAGCACAAGCAGGTTGTCGAGCTGTGCATTGAGTCCGCGCGCGGCCGAGTTCCGGTTATTGCCGGCGCGGGCTCCAATTCGACCCGCGAGGCGATCGAGCTGACGGAACACGCCAAAAGCGTCGGTGCGGACGCCGCCCTCGTCATCTGTCCATACTATAACAAGCCGGATCAGGCCGGACTGGAAGCCCATTTTCGCGCGGTCAATGATGCCGTATCTATGCCGATTGTGATGTACAATGTGCCGGGCCGGACGGCCTCCGATTTGTTACCCGAAACGGTGGCCAGGCTGGCCAAACTTCCCAACATTATCGGCATCAAGGATGCGAGTAACGATCTTGGCCGCGTCTCTCTTCAGGCTGCACTGACACGAGGGGAGCAGTTCACGCAGCTGTCTGGCGAAGACCCGTCCAGTCTTGGACACCGCGGTATGGGCGGCGCGGGCTGTATCTCGGTCACGGCGAATGTCGCACCGGACCTTTGCGCGCAGATGCATGCAGCCTTCGACGCTGGCGACCTGGAAACCGCGCAGGCGCTGGATCAACGCCTGATTCATATTCACCGCGCCATGTTCTTCGCCCCGTCGCCGGGACCAGCAAAGCATGTTCTGGCCAAAATGGGTATGTGTTCGGATGAAGTCCGCCTGCCCATCGTGATGCCAGATGTTGAAACGCGCGCACGGATCGACGATGCCATGGCGCGCGCCGGAGTGAGCTGA
- the smpB gene encoding SsrA-binding protein SmpB — MAKTSQTKGRSDGLVAENRRARFDYAVEDTLEAGLMLTGSEVKSLRNGKANIAESYASLEDGELWLINSDIPTYEGANRFNHAPRRKRKLLVSKRERSKLAQAVERAGRTIVPLKLYFNERGLAKLLIGIATGKKAHDKRETSAKRDWQRQKARLMKES; from the coding sequence ATGGCCAAGACGTCTCAAACCAAAGGCCGCTCGGACGGCCTGGTCGCGGAGAATCGCCGCGCGCGCTTCGACTATGCGGTCGAAGATACGCTTGAGGCTGGCCTGATGCTGACCGGCAGCGAGGTCAAATCTCTGCGCAATGGCAAAGCCAATATCGCCGAAAGCTATGCCTCGCTCGAAGACGGCGAGCTATGGCTGATCAATTCTGATATCCCGACCTATGAAGGCGCCAATCGTTTCAATCATGCGCCGCGACGCAAGCGAAAGCTCCTGGTATCTAAACGCGAGCGGTCAAAGCTCGCACAGGCCGTGGAACGCGCGGGACGCACGATCGTCCCGTTGAAGCTGTATTTCAATGAGCGCGGGCTCGCCAAGCTGTTGATCGGTATCGCCACCGGCAAGAAAGCCCATGACAAGCGCGAAACCTCGGCGAAGCGGGACTGGCAACGCCAAAAGGCGCGGCTGATGAAAGAGAGCTAG